A window of the Verminephrobacter eiseniae EF01-2 genome harbors these coding sequences:
- a CDS encoding carbohydrate ABC transporter permease, with translation MKRWTLRAAVTEARLLLIGIPVLLWTLVPVYHMVLFAISAKDSATSGHLWPENPTLDNFRIVFLQQHFHLDHFWRQLGNSLLIALTVGALTLFVATTAAFAISRLQFRGGRIVMNLALLTYFIPAAFLAVPMYKTMGNYGLLGSRWALILAMVTIASPYCIWVLKQASDKLPYELDEAARIDGASPLQLLRLVYLPLMVPSLVAVGTYALLLAWNEYLYAFLLLSNDKSMTLAVALGNFLSADDSPWELLMATGLIYALPPAAIYYAFKRYMVGGLTAGAVKS, from the coding sequence ATGAAACGCTGGACCCTCCGGGCCGCAGTGACCGAGGCCCGACTGCTGCTGATCGGCATCCCGGTGCTGCTGTGGACGCTGGTCCCGGTCTATCACATGGTGCTGTTTGCGATTTCGGCCAAGGATTCCGCCACCTCGGGCCATCTGTGGCCCGAGAACCCGACGCTGGACAACTTTCGCATCGTGTTCCTGCAGCAGCATTTCCACCTCGACCACTTCTGGCGGCAACTGGGCAACTCGTTGCTGATCGCGCTGACGGTGGGCGCTTTGACGCTCTTCGTGGCAACCACGGCCGCGTTCGCGATCAGCCGGCTGCAATTCAGGGGCGGGCGCATCGTGATGAACCTGGCGCTGCTCACGTACTTCATTCCCGCCGCCTTCCTGGCGGTGCCGATGTACAAGACGATGGGCAACTACGGACTGCTGGGCAGCCGGTGGGCGCTGATATTGGCGATGGTGACGATCGCCTCGCCGTACTGCATCTGGGTGCTCAAGCAGGCTTCCGACAAGCTGCCATATGAGCTTGACGAGGCCGCGCGCATCGACGGCGCATCGCCGCTGCAACTGTTGCGCCTGGTGTATCTGCCGCTGATGGTGCCGTCACTGGTGGCGGTGGGCACCTATGCGCTGTTGTTGGCATGGAACGAGTACCTCTATGCCTTCCTGCTGCTGTCCAACGACAAGAGCATGACACTGGCCGTGGCGCTGGGCAACTTCCTGTCGGCCGACGATTCACCATGGGAGTTGTTGATGGCCACGGGCCTGATCTATGCCTTGCCGCCTGCGGCGATCTACTACGCCTTCAAGCGCTACATGGTCGGCGGCCTCACGGCCGGCGCCGTCAAGAGCTGA
- a CDS encoding ABC transporter substrate-binding protein, whose translation MKLAKSLIGPMLAVLGWGALAGPAVAQEKLTVWWVKGFYKSEDDALNAAIRKFEEKNKNVKIELSQYPIQDMIPKTVSALDSGNPPDVAYADSFDFQVAGKWAHDGKLEDIGSVLMPIKERFAPNTIETTYLYSDQTKKKAYYAFPLKQQTMHIEYWNDMLDEAGFKASDIPTQWKDYWSFWCEKVQPASRRKTGKRVFGIGQPMGVDSTDSFFSFLTFMDAHNVKLVDDNGKLLVDDPQVRTGLINALTDYAMPYLKGCTPPSSTSWKDPDNNVAFHNKTIVMTHNATISIAGKWLDDWNNAALTPEQREQARKNYTERIHTAGFPDKPDGSKMVYRAAVKTGVVFKDAKNKARAKEFVSFLLEEENLTPYVEGALGRWFPVTRAGQASEFWKADPHRLSVLNQFAAGTVTFEFTKNYRFTVLNNENVWAKAVNRIVTDKLPVGQAVDEMIARIKTVVAQ comes from the coding sequence ATGAAACTCGCCAAGTCGCTGATCGGGCCGATGCTGGCTGTACTGGGTTGGGGGGCGCTGGCAGGTCCGGCCGTGGCGCAGGAAAAACTCACCGTCTGGTGGGTCAAGGGCTTCTACAAGTCGGAGGACGACGCGCTGAATGCCGCCATCAGGAAGTTCGAGGAGAAAAACAAGAACGTGAAGATCGAGCTGTCGCAGTACCCGATCCAGGACATGATTCCCAAGACTGTGTCCGCGCTCGATTCAGGCAATCCGCCCGATGTGGCCTACGCCGACTCGTTCGACTTCCAGGTCGCCGGCAAGTGGGCCCACGACGGCAAGCTCGAGGACATCGGCAGCGTGCTGATGCCGATCAAGGAGCGCTTTGCGCCCAACACGATAGAGACCACGTACCTCTACAGCGACCAAACGAAAAAGAAGGCGTACTACGCGTTCCCGCTCAAGCAGCAGACGATGCATATCGAGTACTGGAACGACATGCTCGACGAGGCCGGGTTCAAGGCGTCCGACATCCCCACCCAGTGGAAGGACTACTGGTCGTTCTGGTGCGAGAAGGTGCAGCCCGCCAGCCGCCGCAAGACGGGCAAGCGCGTTTTCGGCATCGGCCAGCCGATGGGCGTGGATTCGACCGATAGCTTCTTTTCGTTCCTGACCTTCATGGACGCCCACAACGTCAAACTGGTCGATGACAACGGCAAGCTGCTGGTCGACGATCCCCAGGTGCGCACTGGCCTGATCAACGCCTTGACCGACTACGCCATGCCCTACCTGAAGGGTTGCACGCCGCCGTCATCGACGAGTTGGAAGGACCCGGACAACAACGTTGCTTTTCACAACAAGACGATCGTGATGACGCACAACGCAACCATCTCGATCGCCGGCAAATGGCTCGACGACTGGAACAACGCTGCGCTGACACCCGAGCAACGCGAGCAAGCGCGCAAGAACTACACCGAGCGCATCCACACGGCCGGTTTTCCCGACAAGCCTGACGGCAGCAAGATGGTCTACCGCGCTGCGGTGAAGACCGGCGTGGTGTTCAAGGACGCCAAGAACAAGGCGCGCGCCAAGGAGTTCGTCTCCTTCTTGCTGGAAGAAGAAAACCTCACTCCCTATGTCGAAGGTGCGCTGGGCCGCTGGTTCCCGGTGACCCGGGCCGGGCAGGCGAGCGAGTTCTGGAAGGCCGATCCGCATCGGCTGTCGGTGCTCAACCAGTTCGCCGCCGGCACCGTGACCTTCGAGTTCACCAAGAACTACAGATTCACCGTGCTGAACAACGAGAACGTCTGGGCCAAGGCGGTCAACCGCATCGTCACCGACAAGTTGCCTGTGGGCCAGGCGGTCGACGAAATGATCGCGCGCATCAAGACGGTGGTGGCGCAGTAA
- a CDS encoding carbohydrate ABC transporter permease — MSSVTAAPPVAPVADPGARHARWQFWGAVMVVPYLLVFVVFVLYPVGYGLWLARHPQSYVQLVEDPIFLRSVINTAIFLAVAINLKMLMALLLSGFFVQSRWWIKIVSAIFILPWAMPSIPTILSIRFMLNPEWGVINSTIFRLTGADGPNWLNDPALALSLAMVVHVWKSLPFWTLILVAGRLAIASEQYEAASVDGASSWQKFRFVSWPALKTLYITSTILSMIWTLGDFNSVYLLTGGGPADLTQVLATLGIRYLRLDQVGLSMASIVVALPLVLPLVYFMMKRLSK; from the coding sequence ATGAGCAGCGTCACTGCGGCGCCACCCGTGGCGCCTGTTGCCGATCCTGGGGCGCGGCACGCGCGCTGGCAGTTCTGGGGCGCGGTGATGGTCGTGCCCTACCTGCTGGTGTTCGTGGTGTTCGTGCTCTACCCGGTGGGGTATGGACTGTGGCTGGCGCGCCATCCGCAAAGCTATGTGCAACTGGTCGAAGACCCGATTTTCTTGCGCTCGGTGATCAACACGGCCATTTTCCTGGCCGTGGCGATCAACCTGAAAATGCTCATGGCGTTGCTGCTCTCGGGCTTTTTCGTGCAGTCGCGCTGGTGGATCAAGATCGTTTCGGCGATTTTCATCCTGCCCTGGGCGATGCCGTCGATTCCGACCATCTTGTCGATCCGCTTCATGCTCAACCCCGAGTGGGGCGTGATCAACAGCACCATCTTCCGGCTGACCGGCGCTGACGGGCCGAACTGGCTCAATGACCCCGCGCTGGCACTGAGCTTGGCGATGGTGGTGCATGTGTGGAAGTCGCTGCCGTTCTGGACGCTGATTCTCGTGGCGGGGCGGCTGGCGATTGCTTCGGAGCAGTACGAGGCCGCGTCGGTCGACGGCGCCTCGTCGTGGCAGAAGTTTCGCTTCGTGAGCTGGCCGGCGCTCAAGACGCTCTACATCACCTCGACCATCTTGTCGATGATCTGGACCCTGGGCGACTTCAACAGCGTCTATCTGCTGACCGGCGGCGGCCCTGCGGACTTGACGCAGGTGCTGGCCACACTCGGCATCCGTTACCTGCGGCTCGACCAGGTCGGCCTGTCGATGGCGTCGATCGTGGTGGCGTTGCCTCTGGTCTTGCCTCTGGTGTACTTCATGATGAAGAGGCTCTCGAAATGA
- the guaA gene encoding glutamine-hydrolyzing GMP synthase, translated as MQHQKILILDFGSQLTQLIARRVREAHVYCEVQPCDVSDEWLRAYAQDGSLKGVILSGSHASVYEDSTDKAPQAVFALGLPVLGICYGMQTMAHQLGGKVESGRQREFGMAAVRARGHTALLADIADFTSPEGHGMLEVWMSHGDKVTELPPGFTLMASTDSCPIAGMADEKRRFYAVQFHPEVTHTVQGRALLERFVLGICGARPDWVMRDHIAEALVQIRQQVGVEQVILGLSGGVDSSVAAALIQRAIGAQLTCVFVDHGLLRLNEGDMVMDMFAGRLQARVIRVDASESFLSRLAGVSDPEAKRKIIGGLFIEVFKTEAAKLKANNAEHRGATFLAQGTIYPDVIESGGAKSKKAVTIKSHHNVGGLPEQLGLKLLEPLRDLFKDEVRELGLALGLPPEMVYRHPFPGPGLGVRILGEVKKEFADLLRQADAIFIEELHNFTDPATGKTWYQLTSQAFAVFLPVKSVGVMGDGRTYDYVVALRAVQTSDFMTADQAELPYALLKKVSSRIINEVRGINRVTYDISSKPPATIEWE; from the coding sequence GCGTGCGTATGCCCAAGACGGCTCGCTCAAGGGCGTGATCCTGTCCGGCAGCCACGCCAGCGTGTATGAAGACAGCACCGACAAGGCGCCCCAGGCGGTGTTCGCGCTGGGCCTGCCAGTGCTGGGCATCTGCTACGGCATGCAAACCATGGCGCATCAGCTCGGCGGCAAGGTCGAGAGCGGCCGACAGCGCGAATTCGGCATGGCCGCCGTGCGCGCACGCGGCCACACCGCGCTGCTGGCCGACATTGCCGACTTCACCTCCCCCGAAGGCCACGGCATGCTCGAGGTGTGGATGAGCCACGGCGACAAAGTCACCGAGTTGCCCCCGGGCTTTACGCTCATGGCCAGCACCGACAGTTGCCCGATTGCCGGCATGGCCGACGAGAAACGGCGCTTTTATGCCGTGCAGTTCCACCCCGAAGTCACGCACACGGTGCAGGGCCGGGCGCTGCTGGAGCGCTTTGTGCTGGGCATCTGTGGCGCCAGGCCCGACTGGGTGATGCGCGACCACATTGCCGAGGCGCTGGTGCAGATCCGCCAGCAGGTCGGCGTCGAGCAGGTGATCCTGGGCCTTTCGGGCGGCGTGGACTCCTCCGTGGCCGCAGCGCTGATACAGCGCGCCATCGGCGCGCAACTCACCTGCGTGTTCGTCGATCACGGCCTGCTGCGCCTGAACGAAGGCGACATGGTCATGGACATGTTCGCAGGCCGGCTGCAAGCCCGGGTGATCCGGGTCGACGCCAGCGAGTCATTCCTGTCCCGGCTGGCGGGCGTGAGCGACCCGGAAGCCAAGCGCAAGATCATCGGTGGCCTGTTCATCGAGGTATTCAAGACCGAGGCCGCCAAGCTCAAAGCCAACAACGCCGAGCACCGGGGCGCCACTTTCCTCGCACAGGGCACCATCTATCCCGACGTGATCGAATCGGGCGGCGCCAAGAGCAAAAAGGCCGTCACCATCAAGAGCCACCACAACGTCGGTGGCCTGCCCGAGCAACTGGGCCTGAAACTGCTGGAACCATTGCGCGACCTGTTCAAGGACGAAGTGCGCGAGTTGGGCCTGGCCCTGGGCCTGCCGCCCGAGATGGTCTACCGCCACCCATTCCCCGGCCCCGGCTTGGGCGTGCGCATCCTGGGCGAGGTGAAGAAGGAATTCGCCGACCTGCTGCGCCAAGCCGACGCGATCTTCATCGAAGAACTGCACAACTTCACCGACCCCGCCACAGGCAAGACTTGGTACCAACTGACCAGCCAGGCCTTCGCCGTGTTCCTGCCGGTCAAGAGCGTGGGCGTGATGGGCGACGGCCGCACCTACGACTACGTTGTGGCGCTGCGCGCCGTGCAGACCAGCGACTTCATGACAGCCGACCAGGCCGAACTGCCCTACGCCCTGCTCAAGAAAGTGTCGAGCCGCATCATCAACGAAGTGCGTGGCATCAACCGCGTGACCTACGACATATCGAGCAAGCCACCGGCGACCATCGAGTGGGAATGA